A genomic window from Tenebrio molitor chromosome X, icTenMoli1.1, whole genome shotgun sequence includes:
- the LOC138140345 gene encoding fibroblast growth factor receptor homolog 1-like isoform X2 — protein MSNTLWCLLAFATYSSAFLSDTNEISHRIDRGEERAPYFPEALPTLVVQSEGDDCVLRCRVAGTPKPHITWYKNNNQIHTANNHFQFHHHTLQIQNVQFDDRGQYVCLACNDAGCIEHIYYLKIVEVLKAESKFETLDLLPNSFLKIISKNDLDLEPNLREKKSIRGKLKHERRNNRTTPFFIKRKMMPNTVIKESGDNFGLKCKAGGNPTPNITWHKNSQNPDREFIYRGWTLLLQKSVPEDSGNYTCVVCNEFKCINHTFDVHVVELLKASGVGHTLDNTTVSVGGNASLRCHFSSNVVYIQWTRTSNGTHHVVQKSDDLTTPEVYKIENVTFQDEGWYTCLGVGLAGRQEFSAYLRIVNDSDVGSTGLTVRSSKRETENPKAPYFVNPKKMSKIEIRPAGHMINLKCKAGGHPTPNITWYKNGSLPKRQLGEIWYQHWALILEDVVTDDTGNYTCVVCNELGCINYTYNVEVVERFPSKPYIKDGYPQNITVVVNTTATFECPQMIADLEPFLQWVRIFNVTEVYENSTDINGTLLQSGDTENPKVYEVRNVTYQDEGWYACIAANSLGRTAAKAYLKVVDSVGLAGFQESPGYLRIVNGSDVGSTGLTVRSKREVENPKAPYFVNPKKMSKIEIKPAGHMINLKCKAGGHPTPNITWYKNGSLPKRQLGEIRYQHWALILEDVVTDDTGNYTCVVCNELGCINYTYNVEVVERFPSKPYIKDGYPQNITVLVNTTATFECPQVIADLEPFLQWVRIFNVTEVYENSTDINGTLLQKSGDTENPEVYEIRNVTYQDEGWYACIAANSLGRTAAKAYLKVVESFEDETKDMSKNLITYAAIAIILILILICSILLVFFRKLKIEKQKKMLALETVRAAVVTQWTKKVIIEKIQNTTEDVSEPLLMPVVKIEKQKSQNSNSADGMISEYELPMDSDWEIPRAMLCLGKSLGEGAFGKVVKAEAVGLLKPGMSSIVAVKMLKEGHTDNEMMDLVSEMEMMKMIGKHINIINLLGCCTQDGPLYVVVEFAPHGNLRDFLRQHRPSSGYEPAIGIVEKERKTLTQKDLVSFAYQVARGMEYLASRRCIHRDLAARNVLVSDDYILKIADFGLARDIHCNDYYRKTTDGRLPVKWMAPEALFHRVYTTQSDVWSYGILLWEIMTLGGTPYPSVPSVEKLFQLLRNGHRMEKPPCCSLEIYILMRECWSYQPNERPLFSQLVEDLDRILTFTANEEYLDLGLPQLDTPPSSQESSGDEEDFPFANLTSQCSNNVQLS, from the exons ATGTCAAATACTCTTTGGTGTCTTCTCGCTTTTGCGACCTACTCCTCGGCCTTTCTGTCAGATACCAACGAGATAT CGCATCGGATAGACCGAGGTGAAGAACGAGCACCATATTTTCCAGAAGCGTTACCCACATTAGTTGTACAGTCAGAAGGTGATGACTGCGTACTTAGATGTAGAGTAGCAGGAACCCCAAAGCCACATATCACAtggtacaaaaataataaccaAATCCACACAGCTAACAACCATTTTCAATTCCACCACCACACACTTCAAATCCAAAACGTACAATTTGACGACAGAGGTCAATACGTTTGCTTGGCGTGCAACGATGCTGGTTGCATCGAGCACATTTACTATCTGAAAATAGTCG AAGTTCTGAAGGCAgagtcaaaatttgaaacgttAGACTTGCTGCCGAACAGTTTTTTGAAGATCATCAGTAAAAACGATTTAGACTTGGAGCCGA ATCTGAGGGAGAAGAAATCTATAAGAGGAAAACTCAAACATGAAAGACGCAACAACAGGACGACTCCGTTTTTCATCAAGCGTAAGATGATGCCCAATACGGTGATCAAAGAAAGTGGAGATAATTTTGGACTGAAATGTAAAGCTGGAGGGAACCCAACTCCCAACATCACTTGGCACAAGAACAGTCAAAATCCAGATCGCGAATTTATTTACCGAGGATGGACACTTTTGTTGCAAAAGTCAGTCCCAGAAGATTCTGGCAATTACACTTGTGTCGTCTGTAACGAATTCAAATGTATCAATCACACCTTCGATGTTCACGTGGTCG AGCTTTTGAAGGCCAGTGGCGTAGGACACACTCTCGATAACACTACCGTGTCTGTTGGGGGCAATGCGAGCCTTCGGTGCCATTTCTCTTCAAATGTTGTTTACATCCAGTGGACTAGAACTTCCAACGGGACTCACCACGTAGTCCAA aaaagcGACGACTTGACCACCCCTGaagtgtacaaaattgaaaacgtGACCTTCCAAGATGAGGGGTGGTACACCTGTCTCGGTGTGGGTCTCGCAGGTCGTCAGGAGTTCTCCGCGTATTTGAGAATTGTTAATGACAGTGACGTGGGAAGCACTGGTTTGACAG TTCGATCATCAAAACGAGAGACCGAGAATCCGAAAGCTCCATATTTTGTTAACCCCAAAAAGATGTCGAAGATAGAGATAAGGCCCGCCGGACACATGATCAATTTGAAATGCAAAGCTGGAGGACACCCAACTCCCAACATAACTTGGTACAAAAACGGTAGCCTGCCGAAACGACAGTTGGGCGAAATTTGGTACCAACACTGGGCCCTGATACTGGAAGATGTTGTCACAGACGACACCGGCAACTACACTTGTGTCGTCTGCAACGAGCTCGGTTGTATCAATTATACGTATAACGTGGAAGTGGTAG AACGCTTCCCATCAAAACCATATATTAAAGATGGCTACCCACAAAATATTACTGTTGTGGTTAACACAACGGCGACATTTGAATGTCCTCAAATGATCGCCGATCTCGAACCGTTTCTGCAGTGGGTACGAATTTTCAACGTTACTGAAGTTTACGAGAATTCTACCGATATTAACGGCACACTTTTACag AGCGGAGATACTGAAAATCCCAAAGTTTACGAAGTCCGAAATGTAACTTATCAAGATGAAGGATGGTATGCTTGCATTGCTGCCAACAGTTTGGGTCGCACAGCTGCTAAAGCCTATCTGAAAGTCGTAGACA GTGTGGGTCTCGCAGGTTTTCAGGAGTCCCCCGGGTATTTGAGAATTGTTAATGGCAGTGACGTCGGAAGCACCGGTTTGACAG TTCGATCAAAACGAGAGGTCGAGAATCCGAAAGCTCCATATTTTGTCAACCCCAAAAAGATGTCGAAGATAGAGATAAAGCCCGCCGGACACATGATCAATTTGAAATGCAAAGCTGGAGGACACCCAACTCCTAACATAACTTGGTACAAAAACGGTAGCCTGCCGAAACGACAGTTGGGCGAAATTCGGTACCAACACTGGGCCCTGATACTGGAAGATGTTGTCACAGACGACACCGGCAACTACACTTGTGTCGTCTGCAACGAGCTGGGTTGTATCAATTATACGTATAACGTGGAAGTGGTAG AACGCTTCCCATCAAAACCATATATTAAAGATGGCTACCCACAAAATATTACTGTTCTGGTTAACACAACGGCGACATTTGAATGTCCTCAAGTGATCGCTGATCTCGAACCGTTTCTGCAGTGGGTACGAATTTTCAACGTTACTGAAGTTTACGAGAATTCTACCGATATTAACGGCACACTTTTACag aaGAGCGGAGATACTGAAAATCCCGAAGTTTACGAAATCCGAAATGTAACTTATCAAGATGAAGGATGGTATGCTTGCATTGCTGCCAACAGTTTGGGTCGCACAGCTGCTAAAGCCTATCTGAAAGTCGTAGAGA GTTTCGAGGATGAAACTAAAGATATGTCCAAGAACTTGATTACTTACGCAGCCATAGCGATAATTCTGATTCTGATTCTGATCTGTTCGATTCTGTTAGTTTTCttcagaaaattgaaaat CGAGAAACAGAAGAAAATGTTAGCGTTGGAAACTGTAAGAGCTGCCGTGGTCACGCAGTGGACCAAGAAAGTCATCATCGAGAAAATACAAAACACCACTGAAGACGTTTCCGAACCTTTG TTGATGCCTGTTGTCAAAATCGAGAaacaaaaatcacaaaatagTAATTCTGCTGATGGGATGATTTCTGAATACGAGCTGCCCATGGACTCCGACTGGGAAATCCCCAGAGCCATGCTTTGCCTCGGTAAAAGTCTTGGTGAAGGTGCTTTCGGTAAAGTCGTCAAGGCAGAAGCTGTAGGTCTACTAAAACCGGGAATGAGCAGCATAGTCGCCGTAAAAATGTTGAAAG AGGGCCACACCGACAACGAGATGATGGATCTGGTGTCGGAAATGGAGATGATGAAGATGATCGGTAAACACATCAACATCATCAATCTGTTGGGTTGTTGTACCCAAGACGGTCCCCTCTACGTCGTCGTGGAGTTTGCACCTCACGGCAATTTAAGAGATTTCCTTAGACAACACAGACCGTCATCTGGCTACGAGCCGGCAATAGGAATCGTGGAAAAAGAACGCAAAACCTTGACACAGAAGGATTTAGTTTCTTTCGCTTACCAAGTGGCGAGAGGAATGGAGTATTTGGCATCGCGAAGA TGCATCCATCGCGATCTGGCCGCGAGAAACGTGTTGGTGAGCGACgactacattttgaaaatcgCGGACTTCGGTCTCGCGAGAGACATACATTGTAACGATTACTACCGAAAAACGACAGATGGACGGCTGCCGGTTAAATGGATGGCACCTGAAGCTCTCTTCCATAGAGTGTACACCACCCAATCAGATGTTTGGTCGTATGGTATTTTACTCTGGGAGATCATGACGCTTGGAG GTACTCCATATCCGTCTGTCCCGAGCGTGGAAAAGCTGTTCCAGCTTCTTCGGAATGGCCACCGCATGGAAAAACCGCCATGTTGTTCGTTAGAAATTTACATCTTGATGCGCGAGTGTTGGAGTTACCAACCCAACGAGCGCCCTCTGTTCTCCCAACTCGTCGAGGACCTCGACAGAATTCTCACGTTCACAGCGAACGAAGAATACCTAGATCTGGGTCTCCCTCAGTTGGACACTCCTCCGTCGAGCCAGGAATCCAGCGGCGACGAAGAAGATTTTCCCTTCGCTAATTTAACTAGTCAGTGTTCCAATAATGTGCAGCTTTCTTGA
- the LOC138140345 gene encoding fibroblast growth factor receptor homolog 1-like isoform X4, with product MSNTLWCLLAFATYSSAFLSDTNEISHRIDRGEERAPYFPEALPTLVVQSEGDDCVLRCRVAGTPKPHITWYKNNNQIHTANNHFQFHHHTLQIQNVQFDDRGQYVCLACNDAGCIEHIYYLKIVVLKAESKFETLDLLPNSFLKIISKNDLDLEPNLREKKSIRGKLKHERRNNRTTPFFIKRKMMPNTVIKESGDNFGLKCKAGGNPTPNITWHKNSQNPDREFIYRGWTLLLQKSVPEDSGNYTCVVCNEFKCINHTFDVHVVELLKASGVGHTLDNTTVSVGGNASLRCHFSSNVVYIQWTRTSNGTHHVVQKSDDLTTPEVYKIENVTFQDEGWYTCLGVGLAGRQEFSAYLRIVNDSDVGSTGLTVRSSKRETENPKAPYFVNPKKMSKIEIRPAGHMINLKCKAGGHPTPNITWYKNGSLPKRQLGEIWYQHWALILEDVVTDDTGNYTCVVCNELGCINYTYNVEVVERFPSKPYIKDGYPQNITVVVNTTATFECPQMIADLEPFLQWVRIFNVTEVYENSTDINGTLLQKSGDTENPKVYEVRNVTYQDEGWYACIAANSLGRTAAKAYLKVVDSVGLAGFQESPGYLRIVNGSDVGSTGLTVRSKREVENPKAPYFVNPKKMSKIEIKPAGHMINLKCKAGGHPTPNITWYKNGSLPKRQLGEIRYQHWALILEDVVTDDTGNYTCVVCNELGCINYTYNVEVVERFPSKPYIKDGYPQNITVLVNTTATFECPQVIADLEPFLQWVRIFNVTEVYENSTDINGTLLQKSGDTENPEVYEIRNVTYQDEGWYACIAANSLGRTAAKAYLKVVESFEDETKDMSKNLITYAAIAIILILILICSILLVFFRKLKIEKQKKMLALETVRAAVVTQWTKKVIIEKIQNTTEDVSEPLLMPVVKIEKQKSQNSNSADGMISEYELPMDSDWEIPRAMLCLGKSLGEGAFGKVVKAEAVGLLKPGMSSIVAVKMLKEGHTDNEMMDLVSEMEMMKMIGKHINIINLLGCCTQDGPLYVVVEFAPHGNLRDFLRQHRPSSGYEPAIGIVEKERKTLTQKDLVSFAYQVARGMEYLASRRCIHRDLAARNVLVSDDYILKIADFGLARDIHCNDYYRKTTDGRLPVKWMAPEALFHRVYTTQSDVWSYGILLWEIMTLGGTPYPSVPSVEKLFQLLRNGHRMEKPPCCSLEIYILMRECWSYQPNERPLFSQLVEDLDRILTFTANEEYLDLGLPQLDTPPSSQESSGDEEDFPFANLTSQCSNNVQLS from the exons ATGTCAAATACTCTTTGGTGTCTTCTCGCTTTTGCGACCTACTCCTCGGCCTTTCTGTCAGATACCAACGAGATAT CGCATCGGATAGACCGAGGTGAAGAACGAGCACCATATTTTCCAGAAGCGTTACCCACATTAGTTGTACAGTCAGAAGGTGATGACTGCGTACTTAGATGTAGAGTAGCAGGAACCCCAAAGCCACATATCACAtggtacaaaaataataaccaAATCCACACAGCTAACAACCATTTTCAATTCCACCACCACACACTTCAAATCCAAAACGTACAATTTGACGACAGAGGTCAATACGTTTGCTTGGCGTGCAACGATGCTGGTTGCATCGAGCACATTTACTATCTGAAAATAGTCG TTCTGAAGGCAgagtcaaaatttgaaacgttAGACTTGCTGCCGAACAGTTTTTTGAAGATCATCAGTAAAAACGATTTAGACTTGGAGCCGA ATCTGAGGGAGAAGAAATCTATAAGAGGAAAACTCAAACATGAAAGACGCAACAACAGGACGACTCCGTTTTTCATCAAGCGTAAGATGATGCCCAATACGGTGATCAAAGAAAGTGGAGATAATTTTGGACTGAAATGTAAAGCTGGAGGGAACCCAACTCCCAACATCACTTGGCACAAGAACAGTCAAAATCCAGATCGCGAATTTATTTACCGAGGATGGACACTTTTGTTGCAAAAGTCAGTCCCAGAAGATTCTGGCAATTACACTTGTGTCGTCTGTAACGAATTCAAATGTATCAATCACACCTTCGATGTTCACGTGGTCG AGCTTTTGAAGGCCAGTGGCGTAGGACACACTCTCGATAACACTACCGTGTCTGTTGGGGGCAATGCGAGCCTTCGGTGCCATTTCTCTTCAAATGTTGTTTACATCCAGTGGACTAGAACTTCCAACGGGACTCACCACGTAGTCCAA aaaagcGACGACTTGACCACCCCTGaagtgtacaaaattgaaaacgtGACCTTCCAAGATGAGGGGTGGTACACCTGTCTCGGTGTGGGTCTCGCAGGTCGTCAGGAGTTCTCCGCGTATTTGAGAATTGTTAATGACAGTGACGTGGGAAGCACTGGTTTGACAG TTCGATCATCAAAACGAGAGACCGAGAATCCGAAAGCTCCATATTTTGTTAACCCCAAAAAGATGTCGAAGATAGAGATAAGGCCCGCCGGACACATGATCAATTTGAAATGCAAAGCTGGAGGACACCCAACTCCCAACATAACTTGGTACAAAAACGGTAGCCTGCCGAAACGACAGTTGGGCGAAATTTGGTACCAACACTGGGCCCTGATACTGGAAGATGTTGTCACAGACGACACCGGCAACTACACTTGTGTCGTCTGCAACGAGCTCGGTTGTATCAATTATACGTATAACGTGGAAGTGGTAG AACGCTTCCCATCAAAACCATATATTAAAGATGGCTACCCACAAAATATTACTGTTGTGGTTAACACAACGGCGACATTTGAATGTCCTCAAATGATCGCCGATCTCGAACCGTTTCTGCAGTGGGTACGAATTTTCAACGTTACTGAAGTTTACGAGAATTCTACCGATATTAACGGCACACTTTTACag aaGAGCGGAGATACTGAAAATCCCAAAGTTTACGAAGTCCGAAATGTAACTTATCAAGATGAAGGATGGTATGCTTGCATTGCTGCCAACAGTTTGGGTCGCACAGCTGCTAAAGCCTATCTGAAAGTCGTAGACA GTGTGGGTCTCGCAGGTTTTCAGGAGTCCCCCGGGTATTTGAGAATTGTTAATGGCAGTGACGTCGGAAGCACCGGTTTGACAG TTCGATCAAAACGAGAGGTCGAGAATCCGAAAGCTCCATATTTTGTCAACCCCAAAAAGATGTCGAAGATAGAGATAAAGCCCGCCGGACACATGATCAATTTGAAATGCAAAGCTGGAGGACACCCAACTCCTAACATAACTTGGTACAAAAACGGTAGCCTGCCGAAACGACAGTTGGGCGAAATTCGGTACCAACACTGGGCCCTGATACTGGAAGATGTTGTCACAGACGACACCGGCAACTACACTTGTGTCGTCTGCAACGAGCTGGGTTGTATCAATTATACGTATAACGTGGAAGTGGTAG AACGCTTCCCATCAAAACCATATATTAAAGATGGCTACCCACAAAATATTACTGTTCTGGTTAACACAACGGCGACATTTGAATGTCCTCAAGTGATCGCTGATCTCGAACCGTTTCTGCAGTGGGTACGAATTTTCAACGTTACTGAAGTTTACGAGAATTCTACCGATATTAACGGCACACTTTTACag aaGAGCGGAGATACTGAAAATCCCGAAGTTTACGAAATCCGAAATGTAACTTATCAAGATGAAGGATGGTATGCTTGCATTGCTGCCAACAGTTTGGGTCGCACAGCTGCTAAAGCCTATCTGAAAGTCGTAGAGA GTTTCGAGGATGAAACTAAAGATATGTCCAAGAACTTGATTACTTACGCAGCCATAGCGATAATTCTGATTCTGATTCTGATCTGTTCGATTCTGTTAGTTTTCttcagaaaattgaaaat CGAGAAACAGAAGAAAATGTTAGCGTTGGAAACTGTAAGAGCTGCCGTGGTCACGCAGTGGACCAAGAAAGTCATCATCGAGAAAATACAAAACACCACTGAAGACGTTTCCGAACCTTTG TTGATGCCTGTTGTCAAAATCGAGAaacaaaaatcacaaaatagTAATTCTGCTGATGGGATGATTTCTGAATACGAGCTGCCCATGGACTCCGACTGGGAAATCCCCAGAGCCATGCTTTGCCTCGGTAAAAGTCTTGGTGAAGGTGCTTTCGGTAAAGTCGTCAAGGCAGAAGCTGTAGGTCTACTAAAACCGGGAATGAGCAGCATAGTCGCCGTAAAAATGTTGAAAG AGGGCCACACCGACAACGAGATGATGGATCTGGTGTCGGAAATGGAGATGATGAAGATGATCGGTAAACACATCAACATCATCAATCTGTTGGGTTGTTGTACCCAAGACGGTCCCCTCTACGTCGTCGTGGAGTTTGCACCTCACGGCAATTTAAGAGATTTCCTTAGACAACACAGACCGTCATCTGGCTACGAGCCGGCAATAGGAATCGTGGAAAAAGAACGCAAAACCTTGACACAGAAGGATTTAGTTTCTTTCGCTTACCAAGTGGCGAGAGGAATGGAGTATTTGGCATCGCGAAGA TGCATCCATCGCGATCTGGCCGCGAGAAACGTGTTGGTGAGCGACgactacattttgaaaatcgCGGACTTCGGTCTCGCGAGAGACATACATTGTAACGATTACTACCGAAAAACGACAGATGGACGGCTGCCGGTTAAATGGATGGCACCTGAAGCTCTCTTCCATAGAGTGTACACCACCCAATCAGATGTTTGGTCGTATGGTATTTTACTCTGGGAGATCATGACGCTTGGAG GTACTCCATATCCGTCTGTCCCGAGCGTGGAAAAGCTGTTCCAGCTTCTTCGGAATGGCCACCGCATGGAAAAACCGCCATGTTGTTCGTTAGAAATTTACATCTTGATGCGCGAGTGTTGGAGTTACCAACCCAACGAGCGCCCTCTGTTCTCCCAACTCGTCGAGGACCTCGACAGAATTCTCACGTTCACAGCGAACGAAGAATACCTAGATCTGGGTCTCCCTCAGTTGGACACTCCTCCGTCGAGCCAGGAATCCAGCGGCGACGAAGAAGATTTTCCCTTCGCTAATTTAACTAGTCAGTGTTCCAATAATGTGCAGCTTTCTTGA